One Cardiocondyla obscurior isolate alpha-2009 linkage group LG16, Cobs3.1, whole genome shotgun sequence genomic region harbors:
- the LOC139108912 gene encoding fibrous sheath-interacting protein 2 isoform X3 — protein MIGIRRITDFQRFTETVPKPKGSVPKYGLPGWKLMPLEHKIPMVPGPKAAYNFTRCKVGKKLWRPKLEFDLSDPYCRSTKFSYEPLHDEHLAHFFSRPNNLNYLLKVDLITSDMNVKCSLRDYNEYRKYLRQVHADYIKRELRKRDRLIVERMALNFAEKQARKEVKKLKEKEKVANERQRYNQEQLLQVELRNRKLKERARKTMKRFKLIKTIKQEERKLMNNKREKRTEQIRQKNKIAAEINRRKVISTLIDMRKADKARKKTKDKRLLNMNQKKQKDIEEKWKRKLQFQEKDIERRKMILQRIDNRRKKFIDSYNEKINRETAKMKRILDNAKLFTNCYMKRHLLDGRKLICCKKYCKSNTVIKKN, from the exons ATGATTGGAATTAGAAGAATTAC gGATTTTCAACGGTTTACCGAGACAGTTCCCAAGCCGAAGGGTTCTGTGCCAAAATATGGTCTACCAGGATGGAAACTAATGCCTCTCGAGCATAAGATACCCATGGTACCCGGACCGAAAGCCGCTTATAATTTTACGCGATGCAAAGTGGGAAAGAAATTGTGGAGGCCGAAACTAGAATTTGATCTGAGCGATCCTTATTGCCGCAGCACCAAATTTTCCTATGAGCCACTTCACGATGAGCATTTAGCTCATTTCTTTTCCAGACCgaataatttgaattatttgcTAAAAGTTGACTTAATCACGAGCGATATGAACGTGAAATGTTCGCTACGTGATTACAACGAATACAGAAAATACCTGAGACAAGTGCACGCCGATTATATAAAACGAGAActaagaaaaagagatcgtCTCATCGTCGAGAGAATGGCATTAAATTTTGCCGAGAAACAAGCACGCAAGGaagtaaaaaa attgaaagaaaaagaaaaggtggCAAATGAGAGGCAGCGTTATAACCAGGAACAACTGTTACAGGTGGAATTAAGAAATCGAAAGCTTAAAGAGCGAGCACGCAAAACAatgaaaagatttaaattgataaagaCCATTAAGCAAGAAGAACGAAAACTGATGAATAATAAGCGTGAAAAACGGACAGAGCAAATTcggcagaaaaataaaattgcggcGGAGATCAATCGACGTAAAGTGATCAGTACGCTGATAGATATGAGAAAGGCGGATAAAGCGCGAAAAAAAACCAAAGACAAGAGACTATTAAATATGAATCAAAAAAAGCAGAAAGACATAGAAGAAAA ATGGAAAAGAAAACTACAGTTccaagaaaaagatattgagaGACGAAAAATGATATTGCAACGTATAGATAATCGCCGTAAAAAATTCATAGACAGTtataacgaaaaaataaatcgagaaaccgcgaaaatgaaaa GGATTTTGGACAATGCAAAGCTATTTACAAATTGTTATATGAAGAGACATTTGCTAGACGGGAGAAAACTTATATGCTGCAAGAAATACTGTAAAAGCAATACG gtcataaaaaaaaattaa
- the LOC139108913 gene encoding methyltransferase-like 26 isoform X3 — translation MNIVHYAVNHRSQNMAAKKLVYPAADRNKDPILSVLKRYIQRGNNQTFLEISSGSGQHVSHFAPHFPHVTFYPSEYEPRLLDSVAAYANEYSNIKSPLRIDITTNFRLWGNGIFKPNSLEYMYNANMMHISPYQCTIGLFNNAGQLLKPNGLLITYGPYAFDGQISPQSNINFNESLKLQDPSWGLRDVTDLNKLAEENGIKLIEIVDMPANNKTIIWKKYIPS, via the exons atgaatattgtTCATTATGCTGTTAATCACAG GTCTCAAAATATGGCTGCCAAAAAGCTCGTTTACCCTGCCGCAGACCGTAACAAGGATCCGATATTATCGGTTTTGAAACGATATATTCAACGTGGTAACAATCAGACTTTCTTGGAGATATCGTCTGGCTCAGGACAACACGTGTCACATTTTGCGCCCCATTTTCCACACGTCACGTTTTATCCTTCGGAATACGAGCCACGACTTTTGGACAGCGTCGCTGCATATGCGAATGAATACTCGAATATAAAAAGCCCCTTGAGAATTGATATCACCACAAATTTCCGACTATGGGGTAATGGTATCTTCAAACCGAACAGTTTAGAATACATGTACAATGCAAACATGATGCACATCTCACCGTATCAATGCACTAttggtttatttaataatgcggGGCAGTTATTAAAGCCGAACGGACTGCTAATCACATACGGACCTTACGCTTTCGACGGTCAGATTTCTCCACaaagtaacataaattttaacgagTCTTTGAAGTTGCAAGACCCTAGTTGGGGTTTGCGAGATGTAACGGATTTGAATAAGTTGGCAGAAGAAAAtggtattaaattaatagaaatcgTAGATATGCCtgctaataataaaacgataatatGGAAAAAGTATATTCCTTCATAA
- the LOC139108913 gene encoding methyltransferase-like 26 isoform X2: protein MLLITGSETEISSRSQNMAAKKLVYPAADRNKDPILSVLKRYIQRGNNQTFLEISSGSGQHVSHFAPHFPHVTFYPSEYEPRLLDSVAAYANEYSNIKSPLRIDITTNFRLWGNGIFKPNSLEYMYNANMMHISPYQCTIGLFNNAGQLLKPNGLLITYGPYAFDGQISPQSNINFNESLKLQDPSWGLRDVTDLNKLAEENGIKLIEIVDMPANNKTIIWKKYIPS, encoded by the exons ATGCTGTTAATCACAG GAAGTGAAACTGAAATTTCTTCAAGGTCTCAAAATATGGCTGCCAAAAAGCTCGTTTACCCTGCCGCAGACCGTAACAAGGATCCGATATTATCGGTTTTGAAACGATATATTCAACGTGGTAACAATCAGACTTTCTTGGAGATATCGTCTGGCTCAGGACAACACGTGTCACATTTTGCGCCCCATTTTCCACACGTCACGTTTTATCCTTCGGAATACGAGCCACGACTTTTGGACAGCGTCGCTGCATATGCGAATGAATACTCGAATATAAAAAGCCCCTTGAGAATTGATATCACCACAAATTTCCGACTATGGGGTAATGGTATCTTCAAACCGAACAGTTTAGAATACATGTACAATGCAAACATGATGCACATCTCACCGTATCAATGCACTAttggtttatttaataatgcggGGCAGTTATTAAAGCCGAACGGACTGCTAATCACATACGGACCTTACGCTTTCGACGGTCAGATTTCTCCACaaagtaacataaattttaacgagTCTTTGAAGTTGCAAGACCCTAGTTGGGGTTTGCGAGATGTAACGGATTTGAATAAGTTGGCAGAAGAAAAtggtattaaattaatagaaatcgTAGATATGCCtgctaataataaaacgataatatGGAAAAAGTATATTCCTTCATAA
- the LOC139108912 gene encoding fibrous sheath-interacting protein 2 isoform X2 translates to MAMENEQGCDSIARRTEGFCRAMRRTQHHWDFQRFTETVPKPKGSVPKYGLPGWKLMPLEHKIPMVPGPKAAYNFTRCKVGKKLWRPKLEFDLSDPYCRSTKFSYEPLHDEHLAHFFSRPNNLNYLLKVDLITSDMNVKCSLRDYNEYRKYLRQVHADYIKRELRKRDRLIVERMALNFAEKQARKEVKKLKEKEKVANERQRYNQEQLLQVELRNRKLKERARKTMKRFKLIKTIKQEERKLMNNKREKRTEQIRQKNKIAAEINRRKVISTLIDMRKADKARKKTKDKRLLNMNQKKQKDIEEKWKRKLQFQEKDIERRKMILQRIDNRRKKFIDSYNEKINRETAKMKRILDNAKLFTNCYMKRHLLDGRKLICCKKYCHKKKLIKK, encoded by the exons ATGGCAATGGAAAATGAACAAGGATGTGACTCGATCGCAAGAAGGACAGAAGGATTTTGCCGCGCGATGCGCAGAACCCAGCATCACTG gGATTTTCAACGGTTTACCGAGACAGTTCCCAAGCCGAAGGGTTCTGTGCCAAAATATGGTCTACCAGGATGGAAACTAATGCCTCTCGAGCATAAGATACCCATGGTACCCGGACCGAAAGCCGCTTATAATTTTACGCGATGCAAAGTGGGAAAGAAATTGTGGAGGCCGAAACTAGAATTTGATCTGAGCGATCCTTATTGCCGCAGCACCAAATTTTCCTATGAGCCACTTCACGATGAGCATTTAGCTCATTTCTTTTCCAGACCgaataatttgaattatttgcTAAAAGTTGACTTAATCACGAGCGATATGAACGTGAAATGTTCGCTACGTGATTACAACGAATACAGAAAATACCTGAGACAAGTGCACGCCGATTATATAAAACGAGAActaagaaaaagagatcgtCTCATCGTCGAGAGAATGGCATTAAATTTTGCCGAGAAACAAGCACGCAAGGaagtaaaaaa attgaaagaaaaagaaaaggtggCAAATGAGAGGCAGCGTTATAACCAGGAACAACTGTTACAGGTGGAATTAAGAAATCGAAAGCTTAAAGAGCGAGCACGCAAAACAatgaaaagatttaaattgataaagaCCATTAAGCAAGAAGAACGAAAACTGATGAATAATAAGCGTGAAAAACGGACAGAGCAAATTcggcagaaaaataaaattgcggcGGAGATCAATCGACGTAAAGTGATCAGTACGCTGATAGATATGAGAAAGGCGGATAAAGCGCGAAAAAAAACCAAAGACAAGAGACTATTAAATATGAATCAAAAAAAGCAGAAAGACATAGAAGAAAA ATGGAAAAGAAAACTACAGTTccaagaaaaagatattgagaGACGAAAAATGATATTGCAACGTATAGATAATCGCCGTAAAAAATTCATAGACAGTtataacgaaaaaataaatcgagaaaccgcgaaaatgaaaa GGATTTTGGACAATGCAAAGCTATTTACAAATTGTTATATGAAGAGACATTTGCTAGACGGGAGAAAACTTATATGCTGCAAGAAATACT gtcataaaaaaaaattaattaaaaagtaa
- the LOC139108912 gene encoding fibrous sheath-interacting protein 2 isoform X4 encodes MAMENEQGCDSIARRTEGFCRAMRRTQHHWDFQRFTETVPKPKGSVPKYGLPGWKLMPLEHKIPMVPGPKAAYNFTRCKVGKKLWRPKLEFDLSDPYCRSTKFSYEPLHDEHLAHFFSRPNNLNYLLKVDLITSDMNVKCSLRDYNEYRKYLRQVHADYIKRELRKRDRLIVERMALNFAEKQARKEVELRNRKLKERARKTMKRFKLIKTIKQEERKLMNNKREKRTEQIRQKNKIAAEINRRKVISTLIDMRKADKARKKTKDKRLLNMNQKKQKDIEEKWKRKLQFQEKDIERRKMILQRIDNRRKKFIDSYNEKINRETAKMKRILDNAKLFTNCYMKRHLLDGRKLICCKKYCKSNTVIKKN; translated from the exons ATGGCAATGGAAAATGAACAAGGATGTGACTCGATCGCAAGAAGGACAGAAGGATTTTGCCGCGCGATGCGCAGAACCCAGCATCACTG gGATTTTCAACGGTTTACCGAGACAGTTCCCAAGCCGAAGGGTTCTGTGCCAAAATATGGTCTACCAGGATGGAAACTAATGCCTCTCGAGCATAAGATACCCATGGTACCCGGACCGAAAGCCGCTTATAATTTTACGCGATGCAAAGTGGGAAAGAAATTGTGGAGGCCGAAACTAGAATTTGATCTGAGCGATCCTTATTGCCGCAGCACCAAATTTTCCTATGAGCCACTTCACGATGAGCATTTAGCTCATTTCTTTTCCAGACCgaataatttgaattatttgcTAAAAGTTGACTTAATCACGAGCGATATGAACGTGAAATGTTCGCTACGTGATTACAACGAATACAGAAAATACCTGAGACAAGTGCACGCCGATTATATAAAACGAGAActaagaaaaagagatcgtCTCATCGTCGAGAGAATGGCATTAAATTTTGCCGAGAAACAAGCACGCAAGGaa GTGGAATTAAGAAATCGAAAGCTTAAAGAGCGAGCACGCAAAACAatgaaaagatttaaattgataaagaCCATTAAGCAAGAAGAACGAAAACTGATGAATAATAAGCGTGAAAAACGGACAGAGCAAATTcggcagaaaaataaaattgcggcGGAGATCAATCGACGTAAAGTGATCAGTACGCTGATAGATATGAGAAAGGCGGATAAAGCGCGAAAAAAAACCAAAGACAAGAGACTATTAAATATGAATCAAAAAAAGCAGAAAGACATAGAAGAAAA ATGGAAAAGAAAACTACAGTTccaagaaaaagatattgagaGACGAAAAATGATATTGCAACGTATAGATAATCGCCGTAAAAAATTCATAGACAGTtataacgaaaaaataaatcgagaaaccgcgaaaatgaaaa GGATTTTGGACAATGCAAAGCTATTTACAAATTGTTATATGAAGAGACATTTGCTAGACGGGAGAAAACTTATATGCTGCAAGAAATACTGTAAAAGCAATACG gtcataaaaaaaaattaa
- the LOC139108912 gene encoding fibrous sheath-interacting protein 2 isoform X1, giving the protein MAMENEQGCDSIARRTEGFCRAMRRTQHHWDFQRFTETVPKPKGSVPKYGLPGWKLMPLEHKIPMVPGPKAAYNFTRCKVGKKLWRPKLEFDLSDPYCRSTKFSYEPLHDEHLAHFFSRPNNLNYLLKVDLITSDMNVKCSLRDYNEYRKYLRQVHADYIKRELRKRDRLIVERMALNFAEKQARKEVKKLKEKEKVANERQRYNQEQLLQVELRNRKLKERARKTMKRFKLIKTIKQEERKLMNNKREKRTEQIRQKNKIAAEINRRKVISTLIDMRKADKARKKTKDKRLLNMNQKKQKDIEEKWKRKLQFQEKDIERRKMILQRIDNRRKKFIDSYNEKINRETAKMKRILDNAKLFTNCYMKRHLLDGRKLICCKKYCKSNTVIKKN; this is encoded by the exons ATGGCAATGGAAAATGAACAAGGATGTGACTCGATCGCAAGAAGGACAGAAGGATTTTGCCGCGCGATGCGCAGAACCCAGCATCACTG gGATTTTCAACGGTTTACCGAGACAGTTCCCAAGCCGAAGGGTTCTGTGCCAAAATATGGTCTACCAGGATGGAAACTAATGCCTCTCGAGCATAAGATACCCATGGTACCCGGACCGAAAGCCGCTTATAATTTTACGCGATGCAAAGTGGGAAAGAAATTGTGGAGGCCGAAACTAGAATTTGATCTGAGCGATCCTTATTGCCGCAGCACCAAATTTTCCTATGAGCCACTTCACGATGAGCATTTAGCTCATTTCTTTTCCAGACCgaataatttgaattatttgcTAAAAGTTGACTTAATCACGAGCGATATGAACGTGAAATGTTCGCTACGTGATTACAACGAATACAGAAAATACCTGAGACAAGTGCACGCCGATTATATAAAACGAGAActaagaaaaagagatcgtCTCATCGTCGAGAGAATGGCATTAAATTTTGCCGAGAAACAAGCACGCAAGGaagtaaaaaa attgaaagaaaaagaaaaggtggCAAATGAGAGGCAGCGTTATAACCAGGAACAACTGTTACAGGTGGAATTAAGAAATCGAAAGCTTAAAGAGCGAGCACGCAAAACAatgaaaagatttaaattgataaagaCCATTAAGCAAGAAGAACGAAAACTGATGAATAATAAGCGTGAAAAACGGACAGAGCAAATTcggcagaaaaataaaattgcggcGGAGATCAATCGACGTAAAGTGATCAGTACGCTGATAGATATGAGAAAGGCGGATAAAGCGCGAAAAAAAACCAAAGACAAGAGACTATTAAATATGAATCAAAAAAAGCAGAAAGACATAGAAGAAAA ATGGAAAAGAAAACTACAGTTccaagaaaaagatattgagaGACGAAAAATGATATTGCAACGTATAGATAATCGCCGTAAAAAATTCATAGACAGTtataacgaaaaaataaatcgagaaaccgcgaaaatgaaaa GGATTTTGGACAATGCAAAGCTATTTACAAATTGTTATATGAAGAGACATTTGCTAGACGGGAGAAAACTTATATGCTGCAAGAAATACTGTAAAAGCAATACG gtcataaaaaaaaattaa
- the LOC139108911 gene encoding ATPase WRNIP1: protein MDVDKVLCPICAKEFASSVIEAHASRCLFLNEPTKDESPMLFKDTSPMGNRSKLKPGNSKKVNQAPVKRKSFMDQQLPSPSFKDEDLKDLMPQKSMEKECKKLRGNEHIPLAEQMRPTSLLNFVGQKHILGPHTMLTELLQKGEVPNMILWGPPGCGKTSLANVIAHLCKSNTSHKLRYVKLSAAMAGVQEVKEVISIASNHTKYGQRTIVFMDEIHRFNKMQQDVFLPHVESGTITLIGATTENPSFSLNSALLSRCRVIVLHKLSVANLLSILKRAVISLRGVIHTLDESKSILDNISEKNTLEEDKVEKELSCNTKFIIDEPTIEWLAGTCDGDARIALGGLEMAVRCKSPNAEELLNIGPAIITLDDVKESLKKSHMLYDKKGEQHYDMISALHKSVRASDENASLYWLTRMIAGGEDPVYIARRLVRMASEDVGLADPKALGIAVHTMHGCKMIGMPECDVLLAQCTTYLARAPKSRLMEDALRAAQKVIAEHNGPQPGVPLYLRNAPTKLMKTLDYGKGYNMRHKDESGLNYLPEGLEDLDFFGDDEDAI, encoded by the exons ATGGATGTAGACAAAGTATTATGTCCAATATGTGCCAAAGAGTTTGCTTCTTCTGTTATTGAGGCCCATGCCAGCAGATGTTTGTTCCTAAATGAACCTACAAAGGATGAAAGCCCAATGTTGTTTAAAGATACAAGCCCAATGGGCAACAGAAGCAAGCTGAAGCCAGGTAACTCAAAAAAAGTTAATCAGGCACCTGTTAAGAGAAAAAGTTTTATGGACCAGCAGCTGCCATCTCCAAGTTTCAAGGATGAAGATCTTAAAGATTTGATGCCACAAAaaagt ATGGAGAAGGAATGTAAGAAGCTACGAGGAAATGAGCATATACCCCTTGCAGAACAAATGAGACCTACATCATTATTGAATTTTGTAGGCCAAAAGCATATTCTTGGACCACATACTATGCTTACTGAACTTTTGCAGAAAGGTGAAGTGCCTAATATGATCCTCTGGGGTCCACCTGGATGTGGCAAA ACATCTTTGGCGAATGTTATAGCACATCTGTGTAAGAGCAATACAAGTCATAAACTACGATATGTTAAGCTTTCTGCTGCAATGGCAGGTGTACAGGAGGTGAAGGAAGTTATTAGTATTGCTAGCAATCATACTAAATATGGGCAGCGTACGATAGTATTTATGGACGAAATACATAGGTTCAATAAAATGCAGCAAGACGTGTTTCTGCCTCATGTCGAATCGGGAACCATTACTCTTATAGGAGCTACAACGGAGAATCCCTCGTTTAGTTTGAACTCCGCGTTGTTGAGTCGGTGCAGAGTAATTGTTTTACACAAATTATCTGTTGCGAATTTGCTGTCGATTTTAAAGCGCGCGGTAATTTCGCTGAGAGGTGTAATACATACATTGGATGAAAGTAAAAGCATTTTGGATAACATTAGCGAGAAAAACACATTAGAAGAAGATAAAGTCGAGAAAGAACTGTCCTGCAATACAAAGTTTATTATAGACGAACCGACGATAGAATGGTTGGCTGGAACTTGTGACGGTGATGCTCGCATAGCGCTGGGAGGATTGGAAATGGCAGTACGATGTAAATCACCGAATGCAGAAGAATTATTGAACATCGGTCCGGCCATAATAACGCTGGATGATGTTAAGGAGAGCTTAAAAAAATCACATATGCTTTACGATAAGAAGGGTGAACAACATTACGATATGATCTCTGCGTTACACAAGTCCGTTAGAGCCAGTGATGAAAACGCTTCGCTTTATTGGCTGACTAGAATGATCGCTGGCGGTGAGGATCCAGTTTATATCGCGCGAAGGCTAGTTAGAATGGCTAGCGAAGATGTCGGCTTAGCGGACCCAAAAGCTCTTG GAATAGCGGTACACACGATGCACGGTTGTAAAATGATAGGGATGCCAGAGTGTGATGTTCTTTTAGCGCAGTGTACAACATATCTAGCGAGAGCACCAAAATCCAGATTAATGGAAGATGCGCTTAGAGCAGCACAAAAAGTTATAGCCGAACATAACGGTCCACAACCAGGAGTACCCCTTTATTTGAGAAATGCTcctacaaaattaatgaaaacattag ATTATGGTAAGGGATATAATATGAGACATAAAGATGAATCTGGATTAAACTATCTGCCGGAAGGATTGGAAGATTTAGATTTCTTTGGAGATGATGAGGACGCTATTTAG
- the LOC139108913 gene encoding methyltransferase-like 26 isoform X1, whose product MSLYKCNSRQSHIIIYPPHKLSVGSETEISSRSQNMAAKKLVYPAADRNKDPILSVLKRYIQRGNNQTFLEISSGSGQHVSHFAPHFPHVTFYPSEYEPRLLDSVAAYANEYSNIKSPLRIDITTNFRLWGNGIFKPNSLEYMYNANMMHISPYQCTIGLFNNAGQLLKPNGLLITYGPYAFDGQISPQSNINFNESLKLQDPSWGLRDVTDLNKLAEENGIKLIEIVDMPANNKTIIWKKYIPS is encoded by the coding sequence ATGTCACTTTATAAATGTAACAGCAGGCAATctcatataataatatatccaCCTCACAAACTTTCTGTAGGAAGTGAAACTGAAATTTCTTCAAGGTCTCAAAATATGGCTGCCAAAAAGCTCGTTTACCCTGCCGCAGACCGTAACAAGGATCCGATATTATCGGTTTTGAAACGATATATTCAACGTGGTAACAATCAGACTTTCTTGGAGATATCGTCTGGCTCAGGACAACACGTGTCACATTTTGCGCCCCATTTTCCACACGTCACGTTTTATCCTTCGGAATACGAGCCACGACTTTTGGACAGCGTCGCTGCATATGCGAATGAATACTCGAATATAAAAAGCCCCTTGAGAATTGATATCACCACAAATTTCCGACTATGGGGTAATGGTATCTTCAAACCGAACAGTTTAGAATACATGTACAATGCAAACATGATGCACATCTCACCGTATCAATGCACTAttggtttatttaataatgcggGGCAGTTATTAAAGCCGAACGGACTGCTAATCACATACGGACCTTACGCTTTCGACGGTCAGATTTCTCCACaaagtaacataaattttaacgagTCTTTGAAGTTGCAAGACCCTAGTTGGGGTTTGCGAGATGTAACGGATTTGAATAAGTTGGCAGAAGAAAAtggtattaaattaatagaaatcgTAGATATGCCtgctaataataaaacgataatatGGAAAAAGTATATTCCTTCATAA
- the LOC139108912 gene encoding uncharacterized protein isoform X5, with product MPLEHKIPMVPGPKAAYNFTRCKVGKKLWRPKLEFDLSDPYCRSTKFSYEPLHDEHLAHFFSRPNNLNYLLKVDLITSDMNVKCSLRDYNEYRKYLRQVHADYIKRELRKRDRLIVERMALNFAEKQARKEVKKLKEKEKVANERQRYNQEQLLQVELRNRKLKERARKTMKRFKLIKTIKQEERKLMNNKREKRTEQIRQKNKIAAEINRRKVISTLIDMRKADKARKKTKDKRLLNMNQKKQKDIEEKWKRKLQFQEKDIERRKMILQRIDNRRKKFIDSYNEKINRETAKMKRILDNAKLFTNCYMKRHLLDGRKLICCKKYCKSNTVIKKN from the exons ATGCCTCTCGAGCATAAGATACCCATGGTACCCGGACCGAAAGCCGCTTATAATTTTACGCGATGCAAAGTGGGAAAGAAATTGTGGAGGCCGAAACTAGAATTTGATCTGAGCGATCCTTATTGCCGCAGCACCAAATTTTCCTATGAGCCACTTCACGATGAGCATTTAGCTCATTTCTTTTCCAGACCgaataatttgaattatttgcTAAAAGTTGACTTAATCACGAGCGATATGAACGTGAAATGTTCGCTACGTGATTACAACGAATACAGAAAATACCTGAGACAAGTGCACGCCGATTATATAAAACGAGAActaagaaaaagagatcgtCTCATCGTCGAGAGAATGGCATTAAATTTTGCCGAGAAACAAGCACGCAAGGaagtaaaaaa attgaaagaaaaagaaaaggtggCAAATGAGAGGCAGCGTTATAACCAGGAACAACTGTTACAGGTGGAATTAAGAAATCGAAAGCTTAAAGAGCGAGCACGCAAAACAatgaaaagatttaaattgataaagaCCATTAAGCAAGAAGAACGAAAACTGATGAATAATAAGCGTGAAAAACGGACAGAGCAAATTcggcagaaaaataaaattgcggcGGAGATCAATCGACGTAAAGTGATCAGTACGCTGATAGATATGAGAAAGGCGGATAAAGCGCGAAAAAAAACCAAAGACAAGAGACTATTAAATATGAATCAAAAAAAGCAGAAAGACATAGAAGAAAA ATGGAAAAGAAAACTACAGTTccaagaaaaagatattgagaGACGAAAAATGATATTGCAACGTATAGATAATCGCCGTAAAAAATTCATAGACAGTtataacgaaaaaataaatcgagaaaccgcgaaaatgaaaa GGATTTTGGACAATGCAAAGCTATTTACAAATTGTTATATGAAGAGACATTTGCTAGACGGGAGAAAACTTATATGCTGCAAGAAATACTGTAAAAGCAATACG gtcataaaaaaaaattaa